The Xiphophorus couchianus chromosome 6, X_couchianus-1.0, whole genome shotgun sequence genomic interval ATATGGTTGCTTTTTCTTCATTACAGGACAAACTGGCTCTTTCTAATTTCATTCATTTGCTTAATCTTCTTCCAGCCTCTCCCTCAGGCTGACTTTCCTGTTCAAACATGCCTTGAAGCTGGGAGGAACCAGCGGCTGAAGGTGAAACCTGATTAGCTGAAGCCTCTGCACTGAGGTGTGAATCACAGATCAGAGCTCAAACCGGTTGCTGTTTTCAGTAAACTcacacagctactgtgactgAGAGCCAGAATGGAGCACAATCATCTGGCTCAACAAACCTTATGCTGTTCGATCTGTCTGGATCTACTGAAGGATCCGGTGGCTATTGCCTGTGGACACAACTACTGTATGAACTGTATCAAAACCCACTGGGATGAAGAGGATGAGAAAGGAATCCACAGTTGTCCACAGTGCAGGGAGACATTCACACCGAGGCCTGCGCTAAAGAAGAACACCATGCTAGCAGCTTTAGTGGAGCAGATGAAGAAGACTGGACTCCAAGCAGCTCCTGCTGATCACCGCTATGCTGGACCTGAAGATGTAGGATGTGATTTCTGCACTGAGAGAAAACTGAAAGCCATCAAGTCCTGTTTAGTCTGTCTGGCCTCTTACTGCGAGAAACACCTTCAGCCTCATTACGATGTGGCTcctttaaagaaacacaagctGGTGGAGCCGTCCAAGAACCTCCAGGAGAACATCTGCTCTGAGCATGATAAGCTGTTGGAGATCTTCTGTCGCACTGATCAGAAGTTTATCTGTTATCTCTGCTCTGTGGATGAACATAAAGGCCATGACACAGtgtcagctgcagcaggaagagctgagaggcagagagagctggaggagagacgaggaaacatccagcagagaatccaggacagagagaaagatgtgaagctgcttcaacaggaggtggaggccatcaATCACTCTGCTGATAAAGCAGTGGAGGACAGTGAAACCATCATCACCAAGCTGATCCGTCTCCTCCGGAAAAGAAGAtctgatgtgaagcagcagatcagatcccagcaggaaactgaagtgagtcgagtcaaagatgttcaggagaagctggagcaggagatcactgagctgaagaggaaagacgctgagctggagcagctctcacacacagaggatcacaaccagtttctcctcaactacccctcactgccagcactcagtgagtctacacactcatccagcatcaacatccgtcctctgagacactttgaggacgtggcagcagctgtgtcagagctcagagagaAACTACAGGACGTCCTGAGAGACTCATGGACAAACATCTCACTGATGGTCACTAAGGTGGATGTTCtactgtcagaaccagaaccaaagagcagagctggattcttaaaatattcatgtgAAATCACACTGGATCCAAACACAGCACAAACGCGGCTGAAATTATCAGAGGGGAACAGGAAGGTGAGACTGATGGGTCAATCTCAGTCTTATCCTAGACATCCAGACAGATTCACTCATTGGCATCAGGTTCTGAGTAGAGAGAGTCTGACTGGAcgttgttactgggaggtggagtACAGCGGATTAGTAAACATAGCAGTTACATATAAGAATATCTGCAGAGAAGGAAGAGGGAATGAATGTTTCTTTGGAAATAATGACAAATCTTGGGCTTTAAATTGTAATGGTTCTAGTTTTGGTCACAACACCATCTGGACCTTCATCTCaggtccagtttcctccagagtCGGAGTGTACCTGGATCACAGAGCAGGtattctgtccttctacagcgTCTCTGAAACCATGACTCTgatccacagagtccagaccagatTCACTGAACCGCTGCTGGCTGGACTTAATGTTTATAACGGTGGAGGTTCTGCAGAGTTCTGTAAACCCAACTAGAGTCTCTCTCATCTCTGATTCTTGATTAGGGTTCATTCTGCTgttatgttctttatttttctggtttaaatgTAGATTTCTGTGTTCCAGGAgccataaaagaaaacatcagcagcgttttcttttattcttacATGACACAGAAATATTTCTCCACATGAACATCTAAACTTCTCTGGGCTCCAATCAGTTTGGTTTAATATTTCTATTGATGTATTTCAATGTTGTTGTTCTCGCTTAAATCAGTTGAAATTTAAGTGAACTTACTTCTGGttttttattgtgattcaatgaaaaaagtgaaactacCATCGACTCAAAACTGATGCTTGTTTTCTTATACATCTTTATATGTAGAtaagacaaataaatgttttgttttcttcaataaaacaacttaattacaaagaattttttatttgtttttcttcatttttacaataaattatgaGATTTGTCGCCTAAagtgcagaaacattttcttcagaagGTCTCAGGTGATGGTGGAGAAGATCAGACCAAGATCTAATGTATACAGCAACAGTTTTACATatcggatggatggatggatggatggatggatggatggatggatggatggcaatGAGGGGCACCAGGACATTTCCCAGTGGGCGGGTTATAGGCCCGCTCAGAACCGTTTTGGGGTTCTGACCCAAAGGTTCGGTTTGGTTCGGCTTTGATACAAAACGATCCattctgtttgtgtgtctcaCTCTGGTATCTGCTGACTAAAACTCCCACAGGTtacccaggtccctcttgaaaatgagatctagatctcaacggggtttacctggttaaaaagaggaataatgaaaatgaatgaacagaCGCACCATGTTGTCCACGTTGCAATATTTCCCAGGTTCTGGTGTTGGTGTCACTACAGCCTGTTTCCAACTGTTAGGTAATGTTCCACATTCCCATACTTTATTGTACAACtgaatttcaattcaattcagcttgtttgtttatattgcaccaattcacaacaaatcacCAGggaactttacaaaaataactaatttaaatTCAGTCACTCCTGCATATTCCAACTGATCgtagttatcaaacagtacaaTACGCTAAATTAATTATGCTAAGTAGTTTAAAAGTTTATATCTAAAGatataagaaaagaaaaatccaataaGATTAACTTTTAATGTTCCCTAGGTACACTTATAATATATCAGATTTAATCAATTCCTGGAGTTGACATCTTAATCTTTCTTAAAGAATGTCGtaacaatttaaaaattcataatAATGACATTATCTCTCTTAGTGTTGcattatttccttaatttttattaaagttgctACTCTACATTGCTCATTAATATTATTTGTACGATGTATTTTGGAAAACGTCAGCACTAACATTGTAGATATTGTTCATTACAGGACAACCTGATTCTTCTCATATCATTCATTTGATTAATCATTCTCCAGATTCTCCCTCAGGCTCACACTCCTCCCATCTTCCTGTTCAAACACGCCTTAAAGCTTTGAGGAACCAGCAGCAGAAGGTgaaagctgattggctgcagccAGTGAGTCATAGATGAGAgttcaaacatgtttctgttttcaggaaaTAAAACTCATACAGTCTTTGAGACTGAGAGCAGAAATGGAGCAGCAGGCAGTTCAGTTGGATAgagaaacttttttctgttcGATCTGTCTGGATCTACTGAAGGATCCGGTGGCTATTGCCTGTGGACACAACTACTGTATGAACTGTATCAAAACCCACTGGGATGAAGAGGATGAGAAAGGAATCCACAGTTGTCCACAGTGCAGGGAGACATTCATACCGAGGCCTGTACTAAACAAGAACACCATGCTAGCAGCTTTAGTGGAGCAGATGAAGAAGACTGGACTCCAAGCAGCTCCTGCTGATCACCGCTATGCTGGACCTGAAGATGTAGGATGTGATTTCTgtactggaagaaaactgaaagccatCAAGTCCTGTTTAGTCTGTCTGGCCTCTTACTGCGAGAAACACCTTCAGCCTCATTATGATCTTGCTcctttaaagaaacacaagctGGTGGAGCCGTCCAAGAACCTCCAGGAGAACATCTGCTCTAAGCATGATAAAGTGACTGATATCTTCTGCCGCACTGATCAGAAGTGTATCTGTTATCTCTGCTCTGTGGATGAACATAAAGGCCATGACACAgtgtcagctgcagcagaaatagctgagaggcagagagagctggaggagagacgaggaaacatccagcagagaatccaggacagagagaaagatgtgaagctgcttcaacaggaggtggaggccatcaATCACTCTGCTGATAAAGCAGTGGAGGACAGTGAAACCATCATCACCAAGCTGATCCGTCTCCTCCGGAAAAGAAGAtctgatgtgaagcagcagatcagatcccagcaggaaactgaagtgagtcgagtcaaagatgttcaggagaagctggagcaggagatcactgagctgaagaggaaagacgctgagctggagcagctctcacacacagaggatcacaaccagtttctcctcaactacccctcactgccagcactcagtgagtctacacactcatccagcatcaacatccgtcctctgagacactttgaggacgtggcagcagctgtgtcagagctcagagagaAACTACAGGACGTCCTGAGAGACTCATGGACAAACATCTCACTGATGGTCACTAAGGTGGATGTTCtactgtcagaaccagaaccaaagagcaGAGCTGGATTCTTAAAATATTCTTGTGAAATCACTTTGGATCCAAACACAGCACAAACACAGCTGGCACTATCAGAGGGGAACAGGAAGGTGAGACTGATGGGTCAATCTCAGTCTTATCCTAGACATCCAGACAGATTCACTCATTACTATCAGGTTCTGAGTAGAGAGAGTCTGACTGGAcgttgttactgggaggtggagtggAGTGGAGGACCAACTATCATAGGAGTCGCATACAAGAATATCAGCAGAGTAGGAATAGGAAAGGAATGTTTAATTGGAGATAATGGCAAATCGTGGGCATTAAATTGTCATGATTCTAAATTTGGTCACAACAACATCTGGACCTCCATCTCAGGTCCAGTTTTCTCCAGAGTCGGAGTGTACCTGGATCACAGAGCAGGtattctgtccttctacagcgTCTCTGACACCATGACTCTGATCCACAGAATCCAGACCACATTCACTGAACCGCTGCTGGCTGgactttatatttataaaactggATGTTCTGCAGAGTTCTGTAAACCCAACTAGATTTTCTCTCTGATTGTTGATTAGGGTTCATTATTCTGATTGTTCATTAGGGTTGATTATTCTGTTctacagttttgtttctgatttttcgggtttaaatgtatttctctcAGTCAAGGAGCCATAAAGGAAACCACtgctgacattttcttttattctaataTGACATAAGTATTTCTCCACAAGAAAATCTAAATGCTTCTGGGATCTAGtagtttttctgtaatatttctgTTGAGCTATTAGGATGTTCTTGTTGTTTAAATCAGTTGAGattgaaatgaactgaacttaCTTCATGTTGGCTCCTTTATCGTatttcaaagaagaaagtgaaaCTACCATAAACTTAGAACTAATGCTGTTTTCTTATAAATCTTTATATCaatatcagtaaaataaatttctgctGTTGTGTCTCTTTGGCTTTCTTCAATAAAACAACTtgattaaaaagacattttgacttatttttcttaatttttacaagttttttttttacaagtctTATCGTCTAAAGTGCAGAAACATTTCCTTCAGCAGGTCTCAGGTGATGCTGGAGAAGAAAAGATCCACATCTAATGTATACAGCAACAATCGGACCTGAGTTAAAATTGATTACATTTATCTTTAAGATCAAGTTCCCATCCTGGAAAGTTGTGCCAGTTTATGCCGGGATGGATGATTGGATGTATGACTGCATgaatgtatggatggatgagaGACGACTGGTTGgttgattgatggatggatggataagaaGATATACAAATGGATAGTTAGATGGATGGACCAATCATTTGGACCAATCATTGAATGGTTGATTTTGTTGTTGGATGGAAATCTGAATAAATTGGTGGCATTAACTAGCGGTTTGATTGATGAATGGAAGAATAGAAGACTTGGGAGATTGGTTTGTTGTTCTGGATGGATAGTAAGAAGAATGGATGAATTGATGGAGGGACggaaaaatggatgaatggttgGATGGAAGAATCATTGATTAGATAGAATCActaaagaaaaatcttaaaactttGGCAGAAAACATGGAGACCTATTGATCAAAGGAATAtggaaagaaataagaaatgacTCAAAACTTTGGCCCAATCCTGTCTATTGAATAAGGAGCGTACACAAGGTCAttacaatgaaaaatattatatatatgaACGTTTGCTGAGACTCTGCAAAGACGTTCTTGGttaaaaagaatatattttattaacaaatgtgtcaaaataaacattagcaGGATGTAAAATACGCATCACTTACGTAGCATTAAGATCTTTGTGGGCGGAGATGTTGGAGCTTCTGGAtctggagacaaaaacaagaattaagAACAAGTTAATTCACTTCCTGAAGGTTTATTTCACCTTAATATTGCTAACTTATTATAAATGCAAACCCTTGCAGTCCTGAATGTTGAGCCCGTCCATGATTTGGATGTCGTCCACCGCTATGTGGCCTGTGGTGCGTCTGTTTCCGATTCCCTCCACCAACACCtggaaacagcagcaaacaggaagctCAAACAACAAGTAAACAAGCTTCTTAAATGGTGTCTAATGGCCTATTTAAAGAGTCACTTTGGCTGTTTATTGCATTTGGGATGTGGACGttttaaattcacattaaagatgtcatttttttcctggGTTTCAGCTCTTTCAACTGTTATTCATCAAATCACAGTAGAACTAACACCCAAAAAGcttcacaaaatatttctttaatcgGTTGATTATCTATACATGTACACACAAATATATagcagggttttattttaatattatagATGTAAAGTTGGTCAAAATTGCTTTCTTTATTCTTCAGATTCATTTTGTTcagttaaaaagttattttctcctGACATTTATTGCTATAGAATTTCTGCTcttggcagttggtggttaccgtAGCAACCGGTAACTGtcagctcctccccctttttctgTTGCCGTCCTGTAACTGTGGAACGTATTATTATAATCATTAGGATCAGAACCATGAACCATTACTCTCTACTTTATATTAAggttatttgttgtattttatttactgagTAAGGccagaagctgctggactgatgATATccaaaaacttgattttttcttttgttagaataaattcaaaaaatataaatgagacAAACATAGAAGGGTTAAAGCATCATAtgctttacattgttttaacatatatttaaaaaaaacaaacttcactctGAAGGTGTGGCGGCTTTTTATTTTCGTGATCAATTACATGTACActgccaaaacacaaaatcttatcaagtgtttttggtctagtttctagtgcaaatattgtaatatatgtgaattaaaacaaaactaacttacaagaaacttttcagcaagacataggagcttgttttataataataattccttaatattggttgAAAAAGTAAGTGAAATGTCAAAggaacaatatattttttacatattgtaAGTTAAAATTACTTCTTCCAATGGTAGCTAATTTCTCTTATaactagtacattttcatcaatatttaggaattagTCACTAAAcacaaactcagattttttgccgaaaagttacttttgagttAGTTTGGTCTTTtctcaagtgtaccaagatatttgcactacaaactaaatcaaaaacatgagataagagtttgttttttgcagtgtagaggAAACCCTGGATGTCTGTAAAAAAGATTCGGTTAATAAATTTTGCTGCTCATGCTTGTTTCTGATTCAAATGTCAGTCCATCCATAAGTTAATTATGTTGTAACTGGCAGAAACGTTTCTGGCTGAGCCTCTTTTTGTTACCGTCAACACAAACCcgccattttgaatttttctcagCTGTTATAGACGCTCCTTACTTGATAGGAGAGTCTTGTTTGAGGAAGTACGACACGGCCTTCCCTCCATCTGCTGCCCTGATGACCGCTATTTGTCCACAGGACCTGGACTTCGTCATCGTCGTCGTGGCGATAGCTGATGTGCAGCGACCCTCCACGCTCGCCAGCCATCTGGTACCAGAAGGACATGCAGAGGCTTGCGTCCGGCGTGGTGATGGATAAACTGACCAGCCGGGCCACCTTCTCCTCCCCGCTCTGCTCCTCTCCAGGCTTACTGGGTGTGATTGTGTCTGTCAGCTGCATGTAGATAAAGTTCCCTGAAGcgcctgcagggggcagcaaAACACCAACCATGGCAGACAGAGATGAGCTTCAGAAAAGGCTCCATGAATGAAAcatgcaagttttttttctttcatatttctcAGTGAGAAAGAGGCGCTTTATAAAAAGCCCACACAGCTCTCAAGGGTGTTCTGGTCAAAGAGTCTTTTCACTTTCCGAATATCTGCCTCAAACACTCCGAAGACATCAAGGACTTCACAAGGTTTTTCAGGGAAAACAAAGGATCGGGTATCAGGAGAAAGTCAGCCCTGCCGTCACAAAGAGCtcatttttttacttgtgaTCTGGTTAAGTCAAAGAATCAAGGAGAAATCATTCATTTCGGCGCTGCTGTCGCCTCCACGCAAACATCCATCAAATCCATCCAATGGAGAAGAAGGCCAGAGAGGTGAAGCATGCTGATGGATTTCTCTGTTGAGacgtttttcagaaaaaaagtcgAACACTTCAAGGTTGTTCCATCGCTtagagaaatgtttaaatgctGCAAACTTCTGAAGGTTCACTCTATTCAACATCCTGCTTATTATCAAGAGTTATAAATCTCTGGATTTCTTAAAGCTgctttaaagagacaggaaggAAGATTTTATAGGAAAATCTCTTATTGTGGAAGTTATTGTCGTCATATGTAATTTATGATCACTATATTATCATAAATAACTTCAACTGATTTTAACCAGGACAGATTTTCAATCCACACATGACTAAAATTACACATAAAGCCTAAactatttacatattaaaaggtaaaacatttcccattttatccacagttttcattcCACACCgtcgtgttttatttttaagcatttgtgaGGGACGTtagcaaaaccttaaactgctgctgcacaagttattcaataggttgttgctaggtaacaaaagaatgaaagagttagttgatgccaccaacccaGCTTAGCTAGCTGTGAGATGTTGAgcggctaaagcctttcctagacctacatctcccagaatgatgtgcggttctggattggagttcagtgaacgtattatctgttgatattgatcatgtacagtacagaccaaaagtttggacacactttctcattgacttcaatgagaaagtgtgtccaaacttttggtctgtactgtatatataatgtCAACGATTTATTGCTTAGCTCTATGAGAAGGTAACCTTTAAATTCTCAAAAGGTAACCTGTTCGCTACAGTTAAGTACGTTGTTGGTCGTGAGAAACAAAAAGTTCAGGAAATAAACCTGAAACCTTTACTGCAGGAAAACTCATATTCAAGAAAGAAAGTTCTGGAAAGGAAAACTGCCGATGTAGAACCAATGAAAGCACACTGTAAGTTCTGGAGACGTAATCTCTAAGTTCTGGAAAGCAACCTCTATTTTCAGAAAACAGTTTCAGAAAAGTATTGTTAAGTTATAGAAAGTGACACATTAAGTTCTGGAAAGTAACCTGTGAGTTAGTTACACAAAAGTACTCTGTAAGTCCTGGGAAAACAAGCTCTGGGATAGTATCATGTAGATCCCAGAAAGTAATCTACACGTTTCAGAAAACCGATAGTTgaagaaaagtttgatttaagtTCTAGAAAGTAACGCGTAAGTCACACAGAAGTACTCTGTAGGTTCTGAGAAAACACCCTGTAAACTCTGGGATTGTTCCATATGTCAGAAAATAATCTTAAAGTTT includes:
- the LOC114145886 gene encoding tripartite motif-containing protein 16-like encodes the protein MRVQTCFCFQEIKLIQSLRLRAEMEQQAVQLDRETFFCSICLDLLKDPVAIACGHNYCMNCIKTHWDEEDEKGIHSCPQCRETFIPRPVLNKNTMLAALVEQMKKTGLQAAPADHRYAGPEDVGCDFCTGRKLKAIKSCLVCLASYCEKHLQPHYDLAPLKKHKLVEPSKNLQENICSKHDKVTDIFCRTDQKCICYLCSVDEHKGHDTVSAAAEIAERQRELEERRGNIQQRIQDREKDVKLLQQEVEAINHSADKAVEDSETIITKLIRLLRKRRSDVKQQIRSQQETEVSRVKDVQEKLEQEITELKRKDAELEQLSHTEDHNQFLLNYPSLPALSESTHSSSINIRPLRHFEDVAAAVSELREKLQDVLRDSWTNISLMVTKVDVLLSEPEPKSRAGFLKYSCEITLDPNTAQTQLALSEGNRKVRLMGQSQSYPRHPDRFTHYYQVLSRESLTGRCYWEVEWSGGPTIIGVAYKNISRVGIGKECLIGDNGKSWALNCHDSKFGHNNIWTSISGPVFSRVGVYLDHRAGILSFYSVSDTMTLIHRIQTTFTEPLLAGLYIYKTGCSAEFCKPN
- the LOC114145887 gene encoding tripartite motif-containing protein 16-like; this translates as MEHNHLAQQTLCCSICLDLLKDPVAIACGHNYCMNCIKTHWDEEDEKGIHSCPQCRETFTPRPALKKNTMLAALVEQMKKTGLQAAPADHRYAGPEDVGCDFCTERKLKAIKSCLVCLASYCEKHLQPHYDVAPLKKHKLVEPSKNLQENICSEHDKLLEIFCRTDQKFICYLCSVDEHKGHDTVSAAAGRAERQRELEERRGNIQQRIQDREKDVKLLQQEVEAINHSADKAVEDSETIITKLIRLLRKRRSDVKQQIRSQQETEVSRVKDVQEKLEQEITELKRKDAELEQLSHTEDHNQFLLNYPSLPALSESTHSSSINIRPLRHFEDVAAAVSELREKLQDVLRDSWTNISLMVTKVDVLLSEPEPKSRAGFLKYSCEITLDPNTAQTRLKLSEGNRKVRLMGQSQSYPRHPDRFTHWHQVLSRESLTGRCYWEVEYSGLVNIAVTYKNICREGRGNECFFGNNDKSWALNCNGSSFGHNTIWTFISGPVSSRVGVYLDHRAGILSFYSVSETMTLIHRVQTRFTEPLLAGLNVYNGGGSAEFCKPN